A portion of the Carya illinoinensis cultivar Pawnee chromosome 11, C.illinoinensisPawnee_v1, whole genome shotgun sequence genome contains these proteins:
- the LOC122282260 gene encoding uncharacterized protein LOC122282260: MHSIWLRRNELVFNGNFQSPNAVIVKAQADYAVYREVQEGVPGAAARIPRSDSRQVWNPPVWPWYKANFDASFDKDRGSMGLGVVVRDSEGALNGSLVAPRRNVTSAFQAECHALHRAMVFYTELGLMHVCFEGDAKSVVDAVNSKTEDNSWDGQLIEDIRQLKAAYPVWKLGFVRRSANASAHAAAKLAVFFSCESVWLEDGPNEVRRSILDELVCNELIQS; the protein is encoded by the coding sequence ATGCACAGTATTTGGTTGAGGAGAAATGAATTGGTTTTCAATGGTAATTTTCAGTCTCCGAATGCAGTCATAGTTAAGGCACAAGCTGACTACGCTGTGTATAGGGAGGTGCAGGAAGGTGTTCCAGGGGCAGCAGCTAGAATTCCTAGGAGTGATTCCAGGCAGGTTTGGAATCCCCCTGTATGGCCTTGGTACAAGGCAAATTTTGATGCAAGTTTTGATAAAGATAGGGGAAGCATGGGGTTAGGGGTGGTTGTAAGGGATTCGGAGGGGGCTTTAAATGGGAGTCTGGTTGCACCAAGGAGGAATGTCACCTCGGCTTTCCAAGCAGAGTGTCATGCTCTGCACAGAGCAATGGTATTCTACACTGAACTGGGTTTGATGCATGTAtgttttgaaggggatgctaaATCTGTAGTTGATGCTGTAAATTCAAAAACAGAAGACAACTCTTGGGATGGCCAGCTTATTGAAGACATTCGACAGCTTAAGGCAGCCTACCCTGTGTGGAAACTGGGTTTTGTCCGAAGATCTGCAAACGCTAGTGCTCATGCAGCAGCTAAGTTAGCAGTATTTTTCTCTTGTGAAAGTGTATGGTTGGAGGATGGTCCAAATGAGGTTAGAAGATCCATTTTGGATGAGTTAGTATGTAACGAACTAATTCAATCCTAG
- the LOC122282723 gene encoding protein ECERIFERUM 2 has protein sequence MAKGTNDVPKLYIEAVQTVSPMTVTDERRARKVLAMDDLLVSGIILKCRLHVLLYYNNASEDDSGWFFAGWSRESLARALSEQQPLLAGRLRRVEDGDGELEIVSNDSGVRLIEARIAMTLSSFLELKGKEREETEAQLVSWTDVAEQNPQFSPLFYIQVTNFQCRGYSIGISCSLLLADLLVVENFLSSWAIIHRNIVSNINGSRKPLFHLPNLKTHLSSPTAIISSIPSKCFGQTLHFRVTAEDATLDRSETFNSLALLCVEESESKLAIRMTSEFYLFVKESFEVIEVEKCANRGLTRQQLSLKSKITCADWDDLGAKEVAFRDGNKPLHVSYWMGSTCPIGVVMAIQSPNEATLGINILVSVPNASEL, from the exons ATGGCAAAAGGTACAAATGATGTCCCTAAATTATATATCGAAGCTGTGCAGACTGTGTCTCCAATGACAGTGACCGATGAGCGACGAGCACGCAAAGTGCTGGCCATGGACGACCTTCTCGTCTCCGGAATTATTCTCAAATGTCGTCTTCACGTGCTTCTTTATTACAACAATGCGAGCGAGGATGATTCCGGCTGGTTTTTCGCTGGTTGGTCAAGGGAGTCACTCGCTAGAGCATTGTCAGAGCAGCAGCCATTGCTTGCCGGAAGGCTCCGGCGTGTGGAGGATGGCGATGGAGAGCTAGAAATTGTGTCCAATGATAGTGGCGTTCGGCTCATCGAGGCACGCATTGCTATGACTTTGTCAAGCTTTCTTGAATTGAAGGGAAAGGAAAGGGAAGAAACAGAAGCTCAGCTTGTTTCTTGGACGGATGTTGCCGAACAAAATCCTCAGTTCTCTCCACTGTTTTACATTCAG GTGACGAACTTCCAGTGTCGGGGATACTCAATTGGGATTAGCTGTAGCCTTCTTCTGGCAGACCTGTTGGTGGTGGAGAACTTCCTCAGTAGTTGGGCAATCATACACCGTAATATTGTTTCGAACATTAATGGATCCAGAAAACCCTTGTTTCACCTCCCGAATCTTAAAACGCATCTTTCTTCCCCGACCGCCATAATTAGCTCCATCCCGAGTAAGTGTTTTGGCCAAACTTTGCACTTTAGAGTTACTGCTGAAGATGCAACTTTGGACAGATCAGAAACGTTCAACTCACTTGCACTGCTTTGTGTTGAAGAAAGCGAGAGCAAGCTTGCTATCAGAATGACCTCCGAGTTCTATTTGTTTGTGAAAGAAAGCTTTGAGGTTATCGAAGTGGAGAAGTGCGCAAACCGTGGACTTACTAGGCAACAACTGAGCCTCAAGAGTAAAATAACTTGTGCCGATTGGGATGATTTAGGGGCCAAGGAGGTAGCATTTCGTGATGGGAATAAGCCCTTGCATGTTTCGTATTGGATGGGATCAACTTGCCCTATTGGAGTGGTTATGGCAATCCAATCTCCTAATGAAGCCACACTTGGAATCAACATTTTGGTCTCCGTGCCTAATGCCTCTGAACTTTGA
- the LOC122282259 gene encoding uncharacterized protein LOC122282259, which translates to MSAREEVNKWLGREEEMWHQRSKALWIQAGDQNSRYFHSKASHRKKKNTIKRLQDEQNQWKEGRDMEELVVNYFQQLFSSSEERDHTEFVASVESKVTSRMNEELKKPFTAAEVNLALSQMHPTKAPGPDAIANRLKALLPMLISASQSAFVPGRLITDNVLVAYEIVHFLRHKRGGKKGYMSIKLDMSKAYDRVEWDFLERIMVQMGFETRWINLIMYCVSSVSFSVMLNGVPTGCIKPTRGLRQGDPLSPYLFLLYTEGLVSMLKQAALNSMIPGIRICRGAPAINHLLFADDSVIFCKADVQTNLELQRILKRYELASGQELNMDKTSMVFSSNVSVPMQEEIRNMWGGSAIQQYEKYLGLPPMIGRKKANAFSDIKSRVWKKLQCWKEKQLSQGGKEILLKAVALAILTYAMRHRNLLHDYSVGESQDRKNETVDTLINGETRWWDISKVRALFNPIIAEKILKIVICPEGYEDRWMWSEERSGEFSVRSAYKLLQKGLYDAVGQSSNSSSLNSLWKAIWKMKLPLKIRIFAWKLCKDCLPIGLNLIKKHVDIDPKCCLCAEQNEDLSQAIVYYPQLIEFWKGQLPKLFDIHKPLLFIDLINHVHNKGTTEELQFFCLIAWRFWYRRNRKTHDLVVLPIKQVVDHALSVQSSFVSCSQQKNPDHIKLNGLWSPPPEGFLKLNIDGALFFDQKKAGIGAVLRDGRGEVILAASKMECYIEEPETIELVAILRGLQLCIQSGISKLVVESDCKLLVEILQQEPQQDASQLGNLTSEVKRLMSHFEVCLCKHVSRVGNRAAHKLARMAWNVDDLVVWGESVPEPIAHVIWVDKVSCNP; encoded by the exons TTGTGGATCCAGGCAGGGGACCAAAACTCAAGATACTTTCACTCTAAAGCCTCACataggaaaaagaagaacaccATAAAGAGGCTACAAGATGAGCAAAACCAGTGGAAAGAAGGAAGAGATATGGAAGAGTTAGTGGTAAACTACTTTCAACAGCTGTTCAGTAGCTCAGAGGAGAGGGACCATACTGAATTTGTTGCTAGTGTGGAGAGCAAAGTCACATCTCGTATGaatgaagaattgaagaaaCCATTTACTGCAGCAGAAGTCAACTTGGCCCTTTCTCAAATGCATCCAACAAAGGCCCCTGGACCCGATG CTATAGCAAATAGGTTGAAAGCTTTACTCCCTATGTTAATATCTGCCTCTCAGTCAGCATTTGTACCAGGTAGATTAATTACTGATAATGTGTTAGTGGCCTATGAAATTGTTCACTTTCTAAGACATAAAAGAGGGGGTAAGAAAGGCTACATGTCCATCAAGTTAGACATGAGCAAAGCCTACGATCGAGTTGAGTGGGATTTTCTGGAAAGAATCATGGTTCAGATGGGGTTTGAGACCAggtggattaatttaattatgtaCTGTGTGTCCTCAGTTTCTTTCTCTGTCATGTTGAATGGTGTACCAACAGGTTGTATTAAACCTACTCGtgggttgagacaaggggaccctttgTCCCCTTACCTCTTTCTCCTATACACTGAGGGTTTAGTCAGTATGTTGAAGCAAGCAGCTTTGAATTCAATGATACCTGGTATACGAATCTGCAGAGGGGCTCCAGCCATAAACCACTTactctttgctgatgacagtGTTATCTTCTGTAAAGCTGATGTCCAAACAAATCTTGAGCTACAAAGAATCCTTAAGAGGTATGAACTGGCATCTGGGCAGGAATTGAATATGGATAAGACAAGTATGGTTTTCAGCAGCAATGTAAGTGTTCCTATGCAAGAGGAAATAAGGAACATGTGGGGGGGAAGTGCTATTCAACAGTATGAAAAATACTTGGGTTTGCCTCCAATGATAGGTAGGAAGAAGGCTAATGCTTTCTCGGATATCAAGTCAAGAGTATGGAAGAAATTGCAATGTtggaaagaaaaacaactttctCAAGGAGGAAAGGAAATACTACTGAAGGCAGTAGCTTTGGCTATTCTTACCTATGCTATGA GACACAGAAATTTGCTACATGATTACTCAGTAGGAGAGAGCCAGGACAGGAAAAATGAGACAGTGGATACTCTTATCAATGGGGAAACCAGATGGTGGGATATTTCAAAAGTTcgagctctattcaatccaatTATAGCAgagaagatattaaaaatagtaatatGTCCAGAGGGCTATGAAGACAGATGGATGTGGTCTGAAGAGAGAAGTGGGGAGTTTAGTGTTCGTAGTGCTTATAAGCTGTTACAAAAAGGCTTGTATGATGCAGTAGGGCAAAGTTCAAACAGCAGTAGCTTGAATAGTCTTTGGAAAGCAATCTGGAAGATGAAGTTGCCTTTGAAAATAAGGATTTTTGCATGGAAATTATGCAAGGACTGCTTACCAATAGGATTGAACTTAATTAAGAAACATGTTGATATAGATCCTAAGTGTTGTTTATGTGCTGAACAGAATGAGGACTTGAGCCAGGCAATTGTTTACTATCCCCAGCTGATAGAGTTTTGGAAAGGCCAGCTTCCAAAACTGTTTGATATACATAAACCTCTTCTTTTCATTGACCTAATCAACCATGTGCATAATAAAGGTACTACTGAGGAGTTGCAGTTTTTCTGTCTGATAGCATGGAGGTTCTGGTATAGGAGAAATCGGAAGACACATGATTTGGTTGTTCTACCTATTAAACAAGTTGTGGACCATGCCCTCTCAGTTCAGTCTAGCTTTGTTTCCTGCTCTCAACAGAAAAACCCTGACCATATCAAACTAAATGGTCTTTGGAGTCCCCCTCCTGAGGGGTTTTTGAAGCTCAATATTGATGGTgctctattttttgatcaaaagaAAGCAGGAATTGGGGCAGTGCTTCGGGATGGAAGGGGTGAAGTAATACTTGCAGCTAGCAAGATGGAATGCTATATAGAAGAACCAGAAACTATTGAGCTAGTGGCAATCTTAAGGGGGCTTCAATTATGCATACAATCAGGTATATCAAAGCTGGTGGTGGAGTCAGACTGTAAGCTGCTAGTGGAAATACTGCAACAAGAACCTCAACAGGATGCCTCACAGTTAGGAAATTTAACCTCTGAAGTCAAAAGATTAATGTCTCATTTTGAAGTTTGTCTATGTAAACATGTGAGTCGTGTAGGTAACAGGGCTGCTCATAAGCTAGCTAGAATGGCTTGGAATGTGGATGACTTGGTTGTATGGGGGGAATCTGTACCAGAACCTATCGCCCATGTTATTTGGGTGGATAAGGTTTCTTGTAATCCTTGA